In Paludibaculum fermentans, the genomic stretch GTTGCTCCAGGCGGGAGGACGCTTGGAGCCCACTCTCTGAAAGCAGACTAGCCGACGCGTGAAGACGCTGTACATCGCGTTCGACATCTTTCCCCGCGCCAAAGGGTCTTCGAGCCACATCGCCTCGATGGTCACGGCGCTGGAGCGGACCTTTGGCGCCGTGGAGCTGATCTGCCTCGGCACGCCCGAAATGCCGGCCTACCAGCGCGAAGGCGGCATCGAGATCTACCGCTTCCGCAAGCTCCATCGCGACCTGCTCGCGCGTGCCACCGCGTTCGCTCAGTTCGTGGCTCAGCGCGTCCATAGCCTGCGCGGCAGCCTCACCCTGTCCGTCTTTCGCGACCCGTGGGGCGGCTATCCGCTGCTGCGTGCAACGCCCGGGTGTCCTGTCATCTTTGAAGTGAATGCACTCCCCACCTGGGAACTCGGCTATTCGCGGCCGGCGCTCGCCGCCAACGCGGCTTTGAGGGCCAAACTCGGAGACATGGAACGGCGTTGCCTGCGCGAGGCCGCCCGCGTACTGTGCGTCTCTTCCGTCACGCGGGATGCCCTCGCCGGATTGGGCGTCCACCGTGCGAAGATCGACGTAATCCCCAACGAGGCGCGCGACTTGTTCTTCGCGCCGCCCGGCGGGCCCTCCCCCATTCCGGCGCTGGACTCCGGCAAATGGTTTGCCTATATCGGTAGCCTGCAGTCCTGGCAGGGCGTGGAAGCGATCATCGATGCCTTCGCGCTGGCGGCGCCGGATTGCGAGGACAGCCGGATGCTGATTCTTCACAGCGGCCAGGCCCGTCTGGCACGGCCCGTCGAGCGCGCCATCGCCCGCCGCCAGTTGGGCGGCCGGATCCTGCTGCACCCTCCTCTCGATCCGGAAGGTGTGGCCGGGGTGCTCCAGCGGGTGCGCTTCACCGTGGTGCCGCTGGCCGATACGCCGCGCAACACGGTGCAGGGCTGCTGCCCGGTGAAGATGATAGAATCCATGGCCGCTGCCGCGCCGGTGATCGCGTCCGATCTCGCCGTGTGCCGGGAGTGGTTGCAGGATGGCACGGAAGGTTTGCTGGCGGCCCCGGGCGGCACTCGGGATTGGGCCCTGGCGATCCGGCGCCTGATGCGGGATGAGCCCTTGCGGCGGAGTCTCAGCCAGGGCGCCCGCCGGCGCGCCGAGGCGTGCTTTGCGCCGCCGGTCATCCAGCGGCAATTAGAGCAGCAGTTTCTGACCGCAGCAGGAGGAGGCAATCGATGACTGAGGCACCGCCGGCCGTGGCGCGCGGCCGATTCAAGGGATTTTCCCCGGAGGCGCTGGCCGCCATCCAGACACGGAGTATCACTGGTTCCTGGGAACTTCGCAAGCTCCTCAAGGTGATGACGGAGCTTTCCCACTTCGACGAGGTCAACGACGCCGCGATCAAAAAGGCCAAGACCCGCATGATGGTGTGCATCTTCGCGGCGGTATTCTGCTTCGTCATCGCCTTCTTTTTGATGGCCTTCACTGAGTCCTTGTGGAGCTTTCTGTTGCCGCTGGCCGTCGGCGGCGCGGCCGCGTTCTTCGGCATCAACTATTCGCGGCTGAAGAAAGCAGACCTCATCAACGACTTCCGGCTGTGTCTCCAGCCGGGACTGCGCGACGTGGCCCAGGACCTGGACCCCGAGAAGAAGATCCGCGTCCGGATGGACCTCGCCGGGCCGGTCCAAAGTAAGCAGAAGTCCAAGCAGAACCTGCCTCCAGGACGGTTCGTCAAGGTGACCGAAACCATCTTTGAGGACCCGTGGTGCGAGGTGCGGCTGCCCCTGGTGGATGGCAGCACCGCGCTGCTGGAGTTCGACGTGGAGTGGACCAAGATCGAGCGGGAACGCCGCAACGGCCGCGGCAAGATCAAATCCAAGACGAAGTGGCGCAAGAAGTGCGCCGCGTCGGCGACCCTGCTGCCGCCCGCGCCGGCCAGTTGGAACGAAGCTGCATTGCGGGCCCGTCTGGATCCGCGAAAGGAGAAGGCACAGTTGCTCGAGAAAGACGGTGTCACGGGCGCAAGGCTGCAACGGCATTGGGTGTTCAAGGGAGCCGATGATCCGCCGCCGGAGGCGCCGCCGGCCCGCGAAGTGGTGGGCCTGCTGCTTCGGCTTTACTCCGCGCTGGCTCGCGGCAGCGAGGCCTCCAAATGAGCTGCCAGGCACAAGTTGGTCTTCTGGTCCTGCGTGTTTGCGGCCAGCCTGCGATGGGCGCCTGTTCGAGCTGCGGACTGCCGCTATGCGGGCTCCACCTCGGAGCGGGCACGTGCCCCTCGTGCATGCTCACCCGCGGAAATCCCGAGGAGAACGACCTCACCCGGGAGGCGGCCAATCGCCATCAATACTACGAGACCTACGGCGGAGGGCATCAGTATGGCGACGCCCGTTTCTTCAATGAAGGCGACAGGCAGTCGCTGCACCCCGCCGCCGCGGGCTTTGCCGCCACCACCGGGCACTCCGACGACTACGATCCCTTCGAAACATAATGCACCGCCTGCTCTGGGTCACTGAACACTACCCCCCGGTGAAGGGCGGGATGGCCGTAAGTTGTGCCCGCGTGGTGCGAGGCCTGCGCCGGCGCGGGCTTTCGGTGGATCTGCTCGCCCTGAATGGCGCGCACGAGCCCGTCGAAGTGCGTCCCACCGACGGCGGCGCGGATCTCCGGATCCGCCGCGACCGGTCGCCCGAGGTTGCGCCCAACCTCGCCTGGAGCCTCGTGCGCGAACGCCACCTGGCCGATCCTTATTCCGCCATCGTCTCCTTCGGGGCGTCGAAAGCCGGGTTCGTCGGGACCACCTTCGGAGCCTGGTTGGATCTGCCCAGCCTCGTCATGGTGCGCGGCAACGACCTGGACCGCGACTGGTTTTTGCCCCGCCGCGGAGGCTGGGTGCGGGAAGCCCTCTCGCGCGCCACGGCCATCGGCGCGGTCTCCACCGAGAAAGTCGAACGCATCGCCCGCCTCTATCCGGGCAAATGCGTGCTGTGGACCCCGAACGGTGTGGATTCGAAGCGCTGGGAACTGCTGGCCGCGGACGTTCGCCGGCGGGACGAGGTCCGGTCGCTGCTCGACGCCGGGCACCGCCGCATCTGCGGGCTGTTCGGGGAGCTGAAGTTCAAGAAACGGATCCCCTTCTGGCTGGAAGCCGTGCGCGATGCGGGCCTGCTTTCAAGCATCGCGTTGCTGGTGGTAGGGCAGCTCGACGAGGACACCACGCGGATCCTCGACGATCCGGCGATCGCTCCGCGCAGCCTCCGCCTGCCGTTCCTGCCGCAGGCCGAATTGCCTGCGCTCTACTCGGCCTGCGATTTCGTGGCGATCCCCTCAGCCTTTGAAGGCATGCCCAACGTGCTGCTGGAAGCCGCGGCCTGCGGAGCCGTGCCGCTGGTCTCCGACGCCGGCGCCATGCGCGATGTCGTGGAAGACGGCGTCACCGGCTTCGTCTTCCGGGCCGAGAACCGCCAGGCCGCCGGCGAGGCGACGCGGCGAGCGTTGGAACTCTCCAGCGAACAACTGGCCGCAATGTCCGCTGCCGTCCGCGCCCGGATCCGCGATCGCTTCTCTCCGGAGCGCGAGATTGACACCATCCTCGACCTGATTCACCGGGCCGCCCCGTGAACCGGCCGTCCATCCTGTACTGCGCGCCCGGCTCTGGCCTGGGCCATGTCAACCGGGCGCTGGCCGTCTGCCTGGAACTGCAGGAACTCGGCGTCAGCGCCCAGATCGTCACCAACTCGCCCTTCGCGGCCGGCCTCGCGCAACTGGCCCGGTTCCCCATCACCCGCATCCCGGCGGAGCGTTGGCAGGCCGATGTCCGTCACTTCGCCGCCGCGGTCCAACCGGAACTGATGGTCTGCGACACCTTTCCCCGAGGCATGCGCGGCGAATGGAAGGATGGCCTGCCTGTGCCTGCCATCTACATGGCCCGGCGGCTGAATCCTGAAGCCGTGTCCACCTTTCTCGGCGATCCAGGCTGGCCGGACGGGATCGTCCAGGTCATCGCAGCCGAGGAACTGTCCGGCGAACACGACGCTGCCCTGGCCGCGAGCAAGGTGCCGGTGGTACACCTGCCGGGCCGGATCCGACTGCGGCCCGGCTTGCTGCCGACGGAGATTCCTGCGGAGCTGGAGCGCCTCCTCGATACCGGGCGGTGCTGCCTGGTGGTCCACGGCGGGCCCGCCGCGGAAGTGGCTCAGTTGGCCGGCCTGGCGCGAAAACAGGGTCGACCGGTCGCGATCACCCCTTGGGGCGAACGAATGGAGGGCCTGCCGTCTTTCGAATACTACCCGGCCGGCAACCTCATGGCCCGGGCGGCGCACGTGTTCACCGGAGCCGGCTATAACGCGATGGCCGACATGATGTTCCTGAGCGAGGCTCATACCGCGGTGGCGTTTCCCCGGCGGTTCGACGACCAGGCGGCCAGGCTGGCGTCCTGGCGGCAGGCAGTCCAGGACGGAACGCGTGAGGCGGCGCAGGCGATCGCAGCCGTCTTGGCGGCCTAGTTCAGCTTGAGAGTCCCCACCGCGGTCATCCCCGGCCGCACCAGCGTCGACGGGCTGGAGAACTCGACCACCACCTTGCCGTTCTCCACCGACTTCACCGTGGCGGGCAGCCCGTTGCCCGGCAATTCCGCGATCAGTACCACCGCGGGTTGCCCGGCCTTCAGCCGCTTGAAGACGGGCGGCTCCGGCTCCAGCACGAGCTCGAGTTGGGACAGGTCGGTGGCGATGGTGATGAGGTCAGGCATGCCCTTGTGCACCTCTTCGCCCGCTGATTTGCCGATGGAGATGACCAGGCCGTCCGCCGGCGCCAGAAGATCGGCCGAGGACAGGCTCGTCTTCGCCGAGTCAAGATTCTGTATCTTCTCGGCCAGGGTCTTCTTCGCCAGGTCAATGTCCTTGATCACACCCTGCACCCGGTCCTGCAACGTGTTGGAAAGCGACTGCAGGGTGTCGGATTCCTTCTTGGCCGCCTCGTAGTCCTGCTGGGCCTTCTGATAGGTATTCCGCGGCGTCGCGCCTTCCGTATTCAGCATCTGCTGGCGCTGGTAGTTGCGCTCCGCCCGCTGGAATTCGATCCGTGCCCGGGAGGCGTCTGCGGCGGCGCGCGAGTCTTCCAGGCGCGCGGCGATCAACTGGCTCTCCGCTTCGTTCACCTTGGCCTGGGCGCGCTCCACCTCCAGTTCGGCTTCGTGCGCGGTTTCCTTTAAGGTCTCATTGGCCACGCGTCCCAGGATCTGGCCCTCAAATACCTCGTCGCCGGGCTTGACCGGGAACTCCTCGGCGACACCGTCGAGAGGCGCCGCCACCTGCACCAGGTTCACGGCGCGGATCGAGCCGGTAAGGTGAACCTCAGTCCCGGGCGGCAACGCGGGTGCGCTCGCCACCTGGACGGACTTGGCTGGTTTTTGACGCAGGTAGTAGGTGAGAGCGCCGCCGCCGGCTGCCAGGAAGAGAGTCCCGCCGGCGAACAGAAGCCATTTGCCACGCATACTTTATGATAGGCGAGGGTGGCGGGCCAGGCGTAACAGGTGTGGGGTAGGTGCCTTTTGGGGTCGATTTTTGATAAAGTGTGGCTCTTGGGTAGGAGGCCGCATGTCTGCGATTCGCCTTGGCGACGATATTGACGATTACTGCGTCAAGTGCAAAAGGATGACCAATCACTCCATCCTTTCGCTGGTCGATTCAGAACCTGCGAAAGTTCGTTGCCGCACGTGCTATAACGAGGGGCCGTACCGCAGAGGAGAGATTCCTCCGTCGAAGAAAGACCTGAAGAAGGCCGCTCTTTTCAACGAAGTACTCAGCGCAATTCCAGGCGCCACCCCGGAAGCCGAGGACAAGGACAAGAAGCCCAAATAACGGGTCGGGCCTGAAACTACGAAACCTAACTGCCGGAATCGACCGGCGGGTTTCGCATTTCGTTCTTCAGTTCGTCTACCAATTCATCCCTCCTCGGGGAGTCCAGTTCACTCTCCAGCCGGCGCAGGGCCGCTCCCACGACGTCGCGGTGGTGCAGGTTTGAGCCGAAGCCTTCCCTCGAAGTCAGCCGCAGCCAGATCTCGTGCAGGCGGTCGACATCTTCCGGCCAGAGCCGGGGTGGATGGGGGCCCAGGTTGACGTAAGTGGACTGCCGGTCCTGCGCGATGATCTCCAGTGAGAAGGGATGCCGCGGTTCCGGTAACTGCTCCCAGGCCAAGCCGATGCGGCGTGCCAGTTCCTCGCTGGCCATGGTGTGGGATACGCCTGTGACGAGCCTTGACGCCTTTAGGTTCTGGGCCGCCTGGACCATGGCGACAAACGGGTCGGTCGCCGGCACTACCAGCAGGTCGACGGGCTTGCCTTCCTTCTCGGCCAGGGTCACCACGCGGGAGAAGAGCTCCTGTTCGTAGGAGCTGAAGATCTGGTCCTCGGCCAGGCCATACTCACCTGCTCCGGTGGAGATGGGGCGAACCGTGGCCACAACGATGTCGTGCCGGCGCAGGTTGGTCTTCTCCAGGACGCGCCGCAGGTGCTCCATGTTGTACGGGTCGCGGACCGCGACCAGCACGCAGCCAGGACGCGCGTGCATGCTCGTGGTGCCGATTTGAGGCTGGTGATCGAGGTTGAACTCCTCCAGCCCCTTGACGTCCTTGGACTGGCGCCGTTTCGCGTTCAGGTATTCACTCAGGGTGAAGATGATGAACAGGACGATGGTGAAGCTGACACCGTAGATGGTGGCGATCTTCTTGGTGAACAGGTTGGCGATGGCGACCAGGAAGAGGGCCATCGTGGTAACGCCCAGGCCGATTGGGATCTCCAACTTGCCGAAGTGCAGGTTGAAGGGCATCTTGTATTCCTGGTCGTGCCGCTGGAAGCGGAGCGCGAGCACGCCCATCCCCTTCAGGGCAAAGCTCCAAACCACGCCGAAGGCATAGGCTTCCCCCAGCAGGTAGACATCGCCGCGCGAGAAGACGATGGTCGCCAACTGGGCGATGGTGATCATGGCCACGATGCGCGAGGTGGTGCCGTAGGTCTTGTGAGGTTTGCGGAACCAAGGGACCAGCACGCCGTCCTCGGCCACACGGTTCAGCACGCCGTTGGCGCCGATGATCGAAGTATTCACCGCGCCGGACAGGATGAGCGCGCCGACGATCACGACAAAGATGTGGAAGCAGAGCTTCAGGATCTCCGGCCCCGCCAAGCTCATCGCCAGGCCGCCGATGAGGTTGTCGTAGTAGTTCGAGCGCACGGCATCCGGGATGATCATGACGGCGAAGAGCGAGATCAGGCCGGTGGACATCAGCGCGTAGACGCACACGATGTTCGCCGTGATCTTCAGATTCTTCATCTTCGGGTACGCGATTTCCCGGTAGATCTGGGCCAGCGTCTCAAAACCGCTCATGGCGAGCAGCGAGTGGCCGAAGGCGATCAGCATGGCGGCCGCCCAGATGGTGGGCCACACGGTGCCGTGCAGCCAGCCCAGCGAATGGGGCTCGAAGGTGAGATTCTTCAGCGTCGGCGCGGGCGGGAGATGAACGTTGTCCTGGAACAGCAGCGTGATGGGGCACCAGATCAACAGAATGACCACCATCACCGTGGTGATCTGCATGATGCGCAACGCTTTGCTGGAGGACTCGTGGATGCCCTTGACGTTCTGCCACCAGAAGTAGATGGTGACCACCACGCCGAAGCAGGCGGAGAAGTAGTTCGGGTTGACCCTGACCGAGGAGTGGGCGAACTCCGATAGCTCGTTCAGCAGACGCCCCAGGTACTGCCCGGCGGATACTGATGATATTGGTCCGGTTAGGATGTAGTCGACGACCAGGGCGGAGACCGAGAGCTTGGCCATGCGCGGCCCGATGGAGTCGCGTACGACTACGTACACGCCGCCGCGTACGAACATTCCGCAGCTTTCCATGTAGATGCTGCGTACGGCGAAGCCAAAGAACATGACGCCGAGAACAAACCACGGTGCTGACTTGCCGATGGCCTGTTCTGTAATGCCGCCCACGTAGAACATGGTGGAGGCCAAGTCGCTGAGAACGATGGAGGCTCCACGCCAGAAGGAGATGAAGGACAGTGCTACGGTAGTGGCGACTACAACTTTGGTCGTTGCGCCCGGCCGGTCGAAAGTATCAGCCATGGGTAATGAAATCGTGCCCTAGTGAACTATTCTACGATCAAACGGACATGTCCGACCTGTTGAACAGATTATCGGCGGAGGTGGCGACGCGACTACGAGGTGCGGGCCGTCAGGTCTACTACGTGGGTGGCAGCGTGCGGGACGAGCTACTTGGCGTCGAAGTACACGATCGCGATCTTACCACCGATGCCACTCCGGCTGAGTTGAAAATGCTCTTTCCCGGAGCCTTGGAGGTGGGTGCCCACTTCGGTGTGATGCTCATCCGCCGGGATGGTGTGGAAGTCCAGGTGGCTACCTTTCGGACAGAGAGCAGTTACCGGAACGGCCGGCATCCCGAAGAAGTACGGTTTGAGACGGACGTGGTGGCCGACCTGCGCCGGCGCGACTTCACGATCAATGCGCTATTGCGGGATCCGTTCACCGGCGCGATCCTTGATCCGCTGGGTGGAATGGCCGATCTCCGGGCCGGCATCATTCGCGCCATCGGCAATCCGGCCGAGCGGTTCCAGGAAGATCACCTGCGGATGCTGCGGGCCGTGCGCTTCGCGGCGCGCCTGGGCTTCGAAATCGAGGCCGGGACGATGGATGCCATCCGCACGCTGGCTCCGCAGATCAACCGGATCTCCGCCGAGCGGATCCGCGACGAACTGGTAAGGATTCTCACCGAGGGCGGAGCCCGGCGCGGTTTCGAACTGCTGGATTCCAGCGGGCTGCTGCTGGAGATCCTGCCCGAGGTGTCGGCCATGAAAGGCGTCCAGCAACCACCTCAGTTCCATCCGGAAGGAGATGTCTGGATTCATACGCTCGGGTTGCTGGAACGCATGGGCACACCGCCGATCGAGTTGGCGCTGGGCTGTCTGCTGCACGATGTGGGCAAGCCGCCCACTCAGACGTTTGAAGACCGCATCCGGTTCAACGGGCACGACCATGTAGGAGCGGGGATGACCCGCCGGATCCTGTCGCGGCTGCGCTTCCCTTCGGATGTGATTGAGGCGGTTGAGTCGATGGTGGACCAGCACATGAAGTTCAAGGACGCCGGACGGATGGGCGTGAGCGCATTCAAGCGGTTCGTCCGGCAGCCCGGGTTCGATGAACTGCTGCAGTTGCACCGGTTGGACATCCTGGCCAGCGGAGGCGGGTTGCGCAGCTATGACGCGGTGAAGGACCGGTATGAGGCGCTGCCCGAGGAACAACTGCGGCCGCCACCCCTGATTACGGGCCGCGATCTGATCGAACTGGGCTATCAGCCAGGTCCGGCGATGGGCACGATCCTGCGCAGCGTGGAGGAACAGCAGTTGGAGGGTCAACTGCAGAGCAAGGAAGAGGCGATCGCCTACGTCAGACGAGTTTGGGCGCCAGCAGCCACTTGAGGACGCCGCGCGGCCTGGGTCCGGCACTCACCAGATCGATGCGTATCAAGGCGCCTTTTTTGTAGTCGATCTCGAGGGATGGGGCGCCCAGGAGGAACGCGGCCAGCCGCCCGCACAAGGGTTCGTGGGAGGCACACAGGATCTGGGCGTGATCGCGGTGCAGCCGCAGCTCTTCCCACGCAGCCAGTGGATCGGCATCCGGCGTAAGGGCCTGCGTCTGCAGGACATCCCCGGTGTAGTTGAGGGCCTTCACGGCGATCTCCGCCGTCTGCATGGCCCGTTTGTAGGGGCTGGTAAGAATCAGGGTGGGAGCAACGCCCGAAGCGAACGCTCGTTTCAGGGTGGCCTGCAGCTTTTTGCGGCCGTCCAGAGTGAGCGCACGATCGGCATCCCGCTGGCCTGCAGTGGGATCCTCAGCGATCCCGTGGCGAAGGATGTAGATCTGCATCGCGCTGTTCTGAATGTCATTGTGTCACACTGAGTTGCGTCGCACATGAAGCCGGATTTCCAGCGAATCGCATACTGGTGCGCACTTGGGGCGGCCGCCTCCTGTGCCGTCTCGATTGCCGCGTGGCAGGTGCTGTTGGGCGTGTGCCTGGCGGCCATGCTTTTGGGCCGTTTGCCGTGGCGGGTGCCGCGTTACTGGCAGGCCCTGACGGTGTTCGCCGTCTGGACCCTGCTGTCGCTGGCGCTGAGCGACGCTCCGCGGTCCGGCATGCCGCAGGTGAAGAAGTTCTACGCCTGGCTGACCTTGTTTGCCGTCCTTTCCGCCTTGCGGAAGGCGCGGGACGTCTACTGGCTGGCTGTGGCCTGGCTGGCCGGGGGGACGCTTTCGGCGATCGACGGACTGCGGCAGTTCGGGCTGAAGTGGTCGAAGGCGGCGGCGGCCGGCAAGGACTTCTACAGCTCTTATGTGGCTGACCGCATCACCGGGTTCAACAGCCATTGGATGACCTTCAGCGGGCAGATGATGATCGTCCTGCTGCTGTGCCTGGCGCTGTGGTTTTGGGGCCGTCCCGAGAAACGGCTGCGATGGGCCTTCGCCGTGTGCCTGCCGTTGGTTGCATTGGCCTTGGTGCTGGCCTTCACTCGAGGCATGTGGATCGCCACGGGTGTAGGGGCGCTCTACCTGCTGTGGTGCTGGAAGCGGTGGACGGTGGCCCTCGTGCCGGTGCTGGCACTGGCGGCGTTCCTGCTGGGGCCGGCCGCGTTGAAGGATCGTGTGATGTCGCTGGTGAAGCCACATGGCCAGATGGACTCCAACGACCACCGGGTGTATGTGTTCCGGACCGGGCTGGAGATGATCAAGGCGCATCCCTGGTTTGGCTTGGGTCCGCAGCGGGTAGGGCCTCATTTCCGGGAATACATTCCGGCTGACTTGCCCAAGACGCTGCCCGACGGCTACTACGAGCACCTGCACAACATCTACATCCACTTCGCCGCCGAGCGCGGGTTGCCCGCGATGTTCGCGGTTATCTTCTTTTTCGCCGCCACCTTGTGGGACTGGCTGCGCCAGCTGGGCCGCGGTGCGGGGGAGGCGGAATGGGTGTTGCGCGGCGGCGTAGCCATCCTGATTGGTGTCCTGGTGGCCGGTTGCTTCGAGTACAACCTGGGCGATAGCGAGATCCTCGGCATGACCCTGGCGGCGGTCGGCGCGGTGAGCGGGGTGGCCCGGTCGTCGTCGAATTCCTGACAACGGTATCCTGATCAATAGGGGACAACCCCAAGGAATTCATGTCAGAGCCTCATATTCTTGTGATCGGCGGCGGAGCGGTGGGCCTGGCCTCGGCTGTCCGCATCCTGCAACGGATGCCGGACGCCCAGCTGACCCTGCTGGAGAAAGAAGAGGGCGTCGGCCGTCACCAGACCGGCAATAACTCAGGCGTCATGCACTGCGGCCTGGCCTACCGGCCCGGCACCGCCAAGGCGCGGCTGGCCGTGCGCGGCATCCGCCAGTTGACTGAGTATTGCCAGGAGAAGTCGATCCGGCACGACGTCTGCGGCAAGCTGGTGGTGGCTTCGAAACAGGAGCAGATTCCGCGGCTGCACAACCTGCTGGAGCGGGGCACGGCCAACGGCCTGCGCGGCCTGGAGATTCTGGATCCGCCGCGCATGCGCGAACTGGAGCCGCACGTCGGCGGGCTGGCCGGGTTGCGGGTGCCGGAAGAAGGAATCGTCGACTACCCGCTGGTGTGCGAGACGCTGGCGGCCGACATCCAGGCGCGCGGCGGCTCAGTCGAATGCGGCGCCGGTGTGCGCGGATTGACGTATCGGGGCGGGGAATGGATCGCGCAAACCGGCCGCGGCGAGTTCAAGGGCGGCTACATCGTCAGTTGCGCCGGGTTGCAGGCGGATCGCGTGGCGAAGCTGGCCGGTGAGCGGCCTGAAGTGAAGATTGTGCCCTTTCGCGGCGACTACTATAAGCTCAAGCCGGAGAAGGAGTACCTGGTCCGCAACCTGATCTATCCGGTGGCGGATCCGGCGTTCCCGTTCCTGGGTGTGCACTTTACGCGCATGATTGCGGGCGGGATCGAGGCCGGGCCGAATGCCGTTCTCTCGCTGAAGCGCGAGGGTTATACCCGGACTTCGTTTGACCTGCGCGATGCGGCGGACGCCCTGTCGTTCATCGGCCTGTGGCGCTTCCTGGGTAAGCACTTCCGGATGTGCACGGCCGAGGTGCGCCGGTCGTTCAGCAAACAGCTCTTCTGCGCTTCGCTGCAAACACTGGTGCCGGAAGTTCAGCCGGACGATCTGGTGGAGGCGGGCGCCGGGGTCCGGGCGCAAGCCATGAAGCCGGAGGGATCACTGGTAGAGGACTTCGAGATCATCGCGCGGCAGAACGCGGTGCACGTGTTGAATGCCCCGAGCCCTGCCGCTACCGCCAGCCTGGCCATTGGCGAAGAGGTGGCCGACCGGTTGTGCACCGTGGTGCGCGGGGGATAGCCCGGGGAAGGGCCACCCCCCCTGCGATGGCTTAGCCCTTCTTCGCCAGTTGGCTGGCGAGCAGGGCGACCAAGGCCTCAGAGGCGGTGGCATTCGCGCCGCCGCCACCCACCAGGACATCCGGGGTCAAGCGGACGCCCTTGTCGGCCAGGGCCGTGAAGATCTGCAGCAGGCCGTAGTACTCACCCATCGCTTCGACACCCTTGCGGGCCGCCTCGGCGCGAGCAAGACCGACGGCCTGAATGGCCGTGGCTTCGTTGGAACCCTTAATGGCCAGGATCTCGGCTTCGGCCGTACCGCGGCGGCGGATGGCTTCGGCCTCGCCGTTGGCGCGGGTCGACATAGCAGTCGAATCGCCTTCGGCCTGGCGGATATTGGCCTGCGCCTTGCGCTGGGCGATGAGGATGTTCTGTTCTTCGTTCACGAGTTCGCGCTGCTTCTCGGCCAGCGCCTTCTCGGCCTCGAGGGTCTTGCGGGTCTCCTGGGCCAGGCGTTCGGCGTCGTAGGTCTTCTTCTGTTCCTCGGCGATCTTGCGTGCGATCAACGGCTCCATCAGGGACGGCGGCGGCGTGATGTCGCCGATGAGGCTATCCACGCTCTGCACGTCGTACTCGGAGATGGCGCGGCTGATGTGCTCGCGGGCCTCTTTCTGGCGATCGGAGCGGGCCGACAGGAAGTCGAGGACCGTATAGTTCTGGGCGCTGTTGCGGAAGTAGTTTCCGACCAGCGGCTCCAGCACCTGGTTGACGAGATTGCGGACGGAACCCACACGGCTGATCACCCAGGGCGCTTTGGTGGCGCCGATGTTGATGATCTGGCTGACGTCGAGGTTGAAGGTGAAACCGTCACGCGAGCGCACGGTGATGGTGGAGAGCTTTTCGTCCAGTTTGTGCGCCTCGCTGCGGGCGTTGGCCCAGTTCAGCACGATGTTGGTGGTCGGCACCAGTTCGATGCGCAGACACTCCATGTTCAGCGGGTGCTTGCCGGGGTAGAGGGGTTCTGACCAGACGCCCTTGCCGCCACGGGGCACGATGTTGCCGTGCGTGAACGATTCGCCCGAGATGTCCTTTTCGTCGCTGCCGACGAAGCTGACCACGACGCCGACGT encodes the following:
- a CDS encoding SixA phosphatase family protein, translating into MQIYILRHGIAEDPTAGQRDADRALTLDGRKKLQATLKRAFASGVAPTLILTSPYKRAMQTAEIAVKALNYTGDVLQTQALTPDADPLAAWEELRLHRDHAQILCASHEPLCGRLAAFLLGAPSLEIDYKKGALIRIDLVSAGPRPRGVLKWLLAPKLV
- a CDS encoding O-antigen ligase family protein, encoding MKPDFQRIAYWCALGAAASCAVSIAAWQVLLGVCLAAMLLGRLPWRVPRYWQALTVFAVWTLLSLALSDAPRSGMPQVKKFYAWLTLFAVLSALRKARDVYWLAVAWLAGGTLSAIDGLRQFGLKWSKAAAAGKDFYSSYVADRITGFNSHWMTFSGQMMIVLLLCLALWFWGRPEKRLRWAFAVCLPLVALALVLAFTRGMWIATGVGALYLLWCWKRWTVALVPVLALAAFLLGPAALKDRVMSLVKPHGQMDSNDHRVYVFRTGLEMIKAHPWFGLGPQRVGPHFREYIPADLPKTLPDGYYEHLHNIYIHFAAERGLPAMFAVIFFFAATLWDWLRQLGRGAGEAEWVLRGGVAILIGVLVAGCFEYNLGDSEILGMTLAAVGAVSGVARSSSNS
- the lhgO gene encoding L-2-hydroxyglutarate oxidase, with amino-acid sequence MSEPHILVIGGGAVGLASAVRILQRMPDAQLTLLEKEEGVGRHQTGNNSGVMHCGLAYRPGTAKARLAVRGIRQLTEYCQEKSIRHDVCGKLVVASKQEQIPRLHNLLERGTANGLRGLEILDPPRMRELEPHVGGLAGLRVPEEGIVDYPLVCETLAADIQARGGSVECGAGVRGLTYRGGEWIAQTGRGEFKGGYIVSCAGLQADRVAKLAGERPEVKIVPFRGDYYKLKPEKEYLVRNLIYPVADPAFPFLGVHFTRMIAGGIEAGPNAVLSLKREGYTRTSFDLRDAADALSFIGLWRFLGKHFRMCTAEVRRSFSKQLFCASLQTLVPEVQPDDLVEAGAGVRAQAMKPEGSLVEDFEIIARQNAVHVLNAPSPAATASLAIGEEVADRLCTVVRGG
- a CDS encoding SPFH domain-containing protein, whose product is MSAYVPYLLAALIIVSVVVLSKFLLGWVLIREDQVGHIVKKFGSKDLPQGRIVALEGEAGYQARTLAPGLHFWYWPWMYRIDKRPILTIESGKIGMVLAKDGHLLPMDRILARKVSCDNFQDAEAFLRNGGQKGKQAAVLTAGMYRINLVLFDVFKSDLTNIPPDKVAIVTVMDGAPMPKGQMAAPIVEGHANFQDPDAFIQAGGHRGLQEQIIMAGQFNLNPWFVDVKLADLFEVPIGYVGVVVSFVGSDEKDISGESFTHGNIVPRGGKGVWSEPLYPGKHPLNMECLRIELVPTTNIVLNWANARSEAHKLDEKLSTITVRSRDGFTFNLDVSQIINIGATKAPWVISRVGSVRNLVNQVLEPLVGNYFRNSAQNYTVLDFLSARSDRQKEAREHISRAISEYDVQSVDSLIGDITPPPSLMEPLIARKIAEEQKKTYDAERLAQETRKTLEAEKALAEKQRELVNEEQNILIAQRKAQANIRQAEGDSTAMSTRANGEAEAIRRRGTAEAEILAIKGSNEATAIQAVGLARAEAARKGVEAMGEYYGLLQIFTALADKGVRLTPDVLVGGGGANATASEALVALLASQLAKKG